In Candidatus Aminicenantes bacterium, the following are encoded in one genomic region:
- a CDS encoding ABC transporter permease subunit — NFFGLLPIIFAFIIPAVTMRLFSEEIYVGSYEILMTLPLTFTEVIVGKFLAAVAFVMIMLLPTLSYTITIALLGKLDLGPIIGGYIGAIFLGALFSAIGLLASALTRNQIIAFIIGMSVCFALTLIDKMLFFLPESLLGVLQNIGADFHFQNIAKGIIDSRDILYFVSVSFVALYAGNLVMQGKK; from the coding sequence GTAATTTCTTCGGTTTGCTGCCCATCATCTTTGCCTTCATCATCCCGGCCGTGACCATGCGCCTGTTTTCAGAAGAGATATATGTCGGCTCATATGAAATCCTGATGACCCTGCCGCTGACTTTCACTGAAGTTATTGTCGGCAAATTTCTGGCCGCCGTGGCTTTTGTCATGATCATGCTGTTGCCGACACTTTCGTATACCATCACCATCGCTTTGCTTGGCAAATTGGACCTCGGCCCTATTATCGGCGGCTACATCGGCGCCATATTCCTTGGCGCCCTGTTTTCGGCCATCGGGCTGCTCGCCTCCGCGCTGACCCGCAACCAGATCATTGCCTTTATTATCGGCATGAGCGTCTGCTTCGCCTTGACCCTGATCGATAAAATGCTCTTCTTTTTGCCCGAATCTTTGCTTGGTGTTCTGCAAAACATCGGCGCCGATTTTCATTTCCAAAACATTGCCAAGGGCATTATCGATTCGCGCGACATTCTCTATTTTGTCAGTGTAAGTTTTGTGGCTTTGTATGCCGGCAACCTGGTAATGCAGGGAAAAAAGTGA